One Sanguibacter sp. HDW7 DNA window includes the following coding sequences:
- a CDS encoding sorbosone dehydrogenase family protein, whose product MTARLRVARRTRVLVVVLALLAAVAVVVVGIVLDRRPGPGPTPVTPTPTAGATTPEESPEPTATTPPGPVDVTVTDRTEVVDDLAAPWGMALLPGGDLLVTLRDTGTLVRVAPDGTTTPVTGPGADALARETVHRGESGLLGVAVAPGTSDIVVQRTGTDGNAVLRGTLTGATLGELTTLLDGIASAQFHDGGAVAFGPDGMLYVATGDATEPRTAQDPDSLNGKILRLTPEGEPAPGNPVPGSPVWSLGHRNVQGLGWDADGRMFASELGQDTFDELNQILPGRNYGWPEVEGTGGTDDGFEDPLVTWTTDEASPSGLAVTDEGVYVAALRGERLWRVDLAELAEGAATPTVVLDGLGRLRGVLAEPGGTLLVSSSATDGRGEPRAGDDRVWRLTLGRS is encoded by the coding sequence GTGACCGCGCGGCTGCGCGTCGCGCGGCGCACGCGCGTGCTCGTCGTCGTCCTCGCGCTCCTCGCGGCCGTCGCGGTCGTCGTCGTGGGGATCGTGCTCGACCGTCGGCCCGGTCCCGGGCCGACGCCCGTGACCCCGACCCCCACCGCGGGCGCGACCACCCCGGAGGAGAGCCCCGAGCCCACGGCGACGACGCCGCCCGGGCCGGTCGACGTCACCGTGACGGACCGTACCGAGGTCGTCGACGACCTGGCGGCGCCGTGGGGCATGGCGCTCCTGCCGGGCGGCGACCTCCTCGTGACCCTGCGCGACACGGGCACGCTCGTGCGGGTCGCGCCCGACGGCACGACGACTCCCGTGACCGGGCCGGGCGCTGACGCGCTCGCGCGCGAGACCGTCCACCGTGGGGAGTCGGGGCTGCTCGGCGTCGCCGTCGCCCCCGGGACGTCGGACATCGTCGTCCAGCGCACGGGGACCGACGGCAACGCCGTCCTGCGCGGCACGCTCACGGGTGCGACGCTCGGCGAGCTGACGACGCTGCTCGACGGCATCGCGTCGGCCCAGTTCCACGATGGCGGCGCGGTCGCCTTCGGGCCCGACGGCATGCTCTACGTCGCGACGGGCGACGCGACCGAGCCGCGCACGGCGCAGGACCCGGACTCGCTCAACGGCAAGATCCTGCGGCTCACGCCCGAGGGCGAGCCGGCGCCCGGCAACCCCGTGCCGGGGTCGCCCGTGTGGAGCCTCGGGCACCGCAACGTCCAGGGTCTCGGCTGGGACGCCGACGGCCGCATGTTCGCCTCGGAGCTCGGCCAGGACACGTTCGACGAGCTCAACCAGATCCTCCCGGGCCGCAACTACGGCTGGCCCGAGGTCGAGGGCACGGGTGGCACGGACGACGGCTTCGAGGACCCGCTCGTCACGTGGACGACCGACGAGGCCTCGCCGTCCGGCCTCGCCGTCACCGACGAGGGCGTGTACGTCGCGGCGCTGCGCGGCGAGCGGCTGTGGCGCGTCGACCTTGCCGAGCTCGCGGAGGGCGCTGCGACCCCGACCGTCGTCCTCGACGGCCTCGGCCGTCTCCGCGGCGTCCTCGCCGAGCCGGGCGGCACCCTGCTCGTCTCCTCGAGCGCGACCGACGGGCGCGGCGAGCCGCGGGCCGGCGACGACCGCGTCTGGCGGCTCACGCTCGGACGGTCCTGA
- the rsmI gene encoding 16S rRNA (cytidine(1402)-2'-O)-methyltransferase — translation MTGSLILAATPIGDVEDASPRLRRLLVEADVVAAEDTRRLLALAARLDLKVPGRLVSHHEHNESDRADDLCDVVEGGGTVLVVSDAGMPTVSDPGFRVVQRAVERGLRVTAAPGPSAVLTALALSGLPTDRFCFEGFPPRKDGDRARTFGALADERRTMVFFESPHRIDSTLASMAGAFGADRPAAVCRELTKTYEEVLRGTLGELAERAAAEQLRGEICVVVAGAEAPAAAEPADLVPEVLALADGGVRLKDAVAQVAVRAGVAKRDLYEAALAARGR, via the coding sequence ATGACCGGATCGCTCATCCTCGCGGCCACCCCGATCGGCGACGTCGAGGACGCCTCGCCGCGCCTGCGGCGCCTCCTCGTCGAGGCCGACGTCGTCGCGGCCGAGGACACACGGCGTCTCCTCGCGCTCGCCGCGCGCCTCGACCTCAAGGTTCCCGGGCGCCTCGTCTCCCACCACGAGCACAACGAGTCGGACCGCGCGGACGACCTGTGCGACGTCGTCGAGGGCGGCGGGACCGTCCTCGTCGTCTCGGACGCCGGCATGCCCACGGTCTCGGACCCGGGCTTCCGCGTCGTGCAGCGCGCCGTCGAGCGCGGCCTGCGCGTCACGGCCGCGCCGGGGCCGAGCGCCGTGCTCACGGCCCTCGCGCTCTCGGGCCTGCCGACCGACCGCTTCTGCTTCGAGGGCTTCCCGCCCCGCAAGGACGGGGACCGCGCGCGGACGTTCGGGGCCCTCGCCGACGAGCGACGCACGATGGTCTTCTTCGAGTCCCCGCACCGGATCGACTCGACGCTCGCGTCGATGGCCGGGGCGTTCGGCGCCGACCGCCCCGCGGCCGTGTGCCGCGAGCTCACCAAGACGTACGAGGAGGTTCTGCGCGGCACGCTCGGCGAGCTCGCGGAGCGCGCGGCCGCGGAGCAGCTGCGCGGCGAGATCTGCGTCGTCGTCGCGGGGGCCGAGGCGCCGGCCGCGGCCGAGCCCGCCGACCTCGTCCCCGAGGTCCTCGCGCTCGCGGACGGCGGCGTCCGGCTCAAGGACGCGGTCGCGCAGGTCGCGGTGCGCGCGGGCGTCGCGAAGCGCGACCTCTACGAGGCCGCGCTCGCGGCACGGGGCCGCTGA
- a CDS encoding ABC transporter ATP-binding protein, which produces MARTDRRRTDAAQPDAGAEATAAVAVAEEELDFTPGEMDGDPFMGGPPARKAQNFWPSAKRLVGLLAPEKALMSIVLAFVVGSVVLSVIAPKVLGRAMDVIFSGWIGVTISKQFPADMPLETIVATLRAQGQDTFADMLLRSGAVPGQGIDFDRLAVLIATVLGLYVVSSIFMWAQGFILNRLVMRVVYNLREEIEHKLNRLPLSYFDTRQRGDVMSRVTNDVDNVQSALQQAFSQLVQSIMMVLGILVMMFVVSWQLALLALIALPLSGAVAGIIGVRSQRLFKAQWAHTGAVNGHVEETFSGLDLVRAYGRDEVMLDEFDERNDKLFQASFGAQFVSGMIMPAMTFVSYLSYVLIAVGGGLRVASGSMTLGDATAFIQYSREFTQPIAEMAGIANMLQSGVASAERTFELLDAEEEEPDDASATLPARTDGHVELRDVSFSYDPASPLIENLSLTVQPGQTVAIVGHTGAGKTTLVNLIMRFYEIQGGQILLDGVDVRDLTRSDLRGQVGMVLQDAWLWGGTIRDNIRYGRLDATDEEIIEAAKATMVDRFVRQLPDGYDTVVDSDGGSVSAGERQLITIARAFLSQPSLLILDEATSSVDTRTELLVQHAMHALRSDRTSFVIAHRLSTIRDADLILVMEAGRIVEQGNHTELLERGGAYRELYESQFRGGPESAPGDDETSDDESSADAADVTDEDAPDQA; this is translated from the coding sequence ATGGCCCGCACCGACCGCCGGCGCACCGACGCCGCACAGCCGGACGCCGGAGCCGAGGCCACGGCGGCTGTCGCCGTCGCCGAGGAGGAGCTCGACTTCACGCCGGGAGAGATGGACGGCGACCCGTTCATGGGCGGACCGCCCGCACGCAAGGCGCAGAACTTCTGGCCGTCGGCCAAGCGCCTCGTCGGGCTGCTCGCCCCCGAGAAGGCGCTCATGAGCATCGTGCTCGCCTTCGTCGTCGGCAGCGTCGTCCTGTCCGTCATCGCGCCCAAGGTTCTCGGCCGTGCGATGGACGTCATCTTCAGCGGCTGGATCGGCGTCACGATCAGCAAGCAGTTCCCCGCCGACATGCCGCTCGAGACCATCGTCGCGACCCTGCGCGCCCAGGGGCAGGACACGTTCGCGGACATGCTGCTGCGCTCGGGCGCCGTGCCCGGCCAGGGCATCGACTTCGACCGTCTCGCGGTGCTCATCGCGACCGTCCTCGGCCTCTACGTCGTCTCCTCGATCTTCATGTGGGCGCAGGGCTTCATCCTCAACCGCCTCGTCATGCGCGTCGTCTACAACCTGCGCGAGGAGATCGAGCACAAGCTCAACCGTCTGCCCCTGTCGTACTTCGACACGCGCCAGCGCGGCGACGTCATGTCACGCGTGACGAACGACGTCGACAACGTGCAGTCCGCCCTCCAGCAGGCGTTCAGCCAGCTCGTGCAGTCGATCATGATGGTGCTCGGCATCCTCGTCATGATGTTCGTCGTGTCGTGGCAGCTCGCGCTGCTCGCGCTCATCGCCCTGCCGCTGTCGGGAGCGGTCGCCGGCATCATCGGCGTCCGTTCGCAGCGCCTCTTCAAGGCGCAGTGGGCGCACACCGGAGCCGTCAACGGCCACGTCGAGGAGACCTTCTCGGGCCTCGACCTCGTCCGCGCCTACGGTCGTGACGAGGTCATGCTCGACGAGTTCGACGAGCGTAACGACAAGCTCTTCCAGGCGTCGTTCGGCGCGCAGTTCGTCTCGGGCATGATCATGCCCGCGATGACCTTCGTCTCCTACCTCTCCTACGTGCTCATCGCCGTCGGCGGCGGCCTGCGCGTCGCGTCCGGCAGCATGACGCTCGGTGACGCGACGGCGTTCATCCAGTACTCGCGCGAGTTCACGCAGCCCATCGCGGAGATGGCCGGCATCGCGAACATGCTCCAGTCGGGCGTCGCCTCGGCCGAGCGCACGTTCGAGCTGCTCGACGCCGAGGAGGAGGAGCCCGACGACGCGTCGGCCACGCTGCCCGCGCGCACCGACGGGCACGTCGAGCTCCGCGACGTCTCGTTCTCCTACGACCCCGCCAGCCCGCTCATCGAGAACCTCTCGCTCACCGTGCAGCCGGGGCAGACGGTCGCGATCGTCGGTCACACGGGCGCCGGCAAGACGACGCTCGTCAACCTCATCATGCGGTTCTACGAGATCCAGGGCGGGCAGATCCTCCTCGACGGCGTCGACGTGCGTGACCTCACGCGCTCCGACCTGCGCGGACAGGTCGGCATGGTCCTCCAGGACGCGTGGCTGTGGGGCGGGACCATCCGCGACAACATCCGCTACGGCCGCCTCGACGCGACCGACGAGGAGATCATCGAGGCGGCGAAGGCCACGATGGTCGACCGCTTCGTGCGGCAGCTGCCCGACGGCTACGACACGGTCGTCGACTCCGACGGCGGCTCCGTCTCCGCCGGCGAGCGGCAGCTCATCACGATCGCGCGCGCGTTCCTCTCGCAGCCGTCGCTGCTCATCCTCGACGAGGCGACGAGCTCGGTCGACACCCGCACCGAGCTGCTCGTGCAGCACGCGATGCACGCGCTGCGCTCCGACCGGACGTCGTTCGTCATCGCGCACCGGCTCTCGACGATCCGCGACGCGGACCTCATCCTCGTCATGGAGGCGGGCCGCATCGTCGAGCAGGGCAACCACACAGAGCTGCTCGAGCGCGGCGGTGCCTACCGCGAGCTCTACGAGAGCCAGTTCCGCGGCGGGCCGGAGTCCGCGCCCGGGGACGACGAGACGTCCGACGACGAGTCGTCGGCCGACGCGGCCGACGTGACGGACGAGGACGCACCGGATCAGGCGTGA
- the ald gene encoding alanine dehydrogenase yields the protein MRIGVPTETKTHEYRVACTPGGVHALVAAGHEVLVEAGAGAGSAMPDDEYVAAGATVVADAAEVWERAELVCKVKEPTPAEHAFLRPGLELFTYLHAAADLPLTRALLDHRVTSYAYETVTGPTGGLPLLAPMSEIAGRLAAQVGAVELMRSRGGRGILMGGVPGTPPAKVVVLGGGTVGRNAAQIALGMRADVTVVDVSPETLRAIDTETGGHVRTAASNAWEIEPFLLEADLVVGAVLVPGARTPHLVSDALVARMREGSVLVDVAIDQGGCFEVSHPTTHDDPVYQVHGSRVYAVANMPGAVPVTSTRALTNATLPYLLELASGTPLAVGADDGDHGPRRASLRAGLRAGLTTSEGLVRHVGVADAHGLPLATL from the coding sequence ATGCGCATCGGTGTTCCCACGGAGACCAAGACCCACGAGTATCGCGTCGCGTGCACGCCCGGCGGCGTCCACGCGCTCGTCGCGGCGGGCCACGAGGTGCTCGTCGAGGCCGGCGCAGGTGCGGGCTCCGCGATGCCCGACGACGAGTACGTGGCGGCCGGCGCGACCGTCGTCGCGGACGCGGCCGAGGTCTGGGAGCGCGCGGAGCTCGTCTGCAAGGTCAAGGAGCCGACGCCCGCCGAGCACGCCTTCCTGCGGCCGGGGCTCGAGCTCTTCACCTACCTCCACGCGGCCGCCGACCTGCCGCTCACGCGTGCGCTGCTCGACCACCGGGTCACGAGCTATGCGTACGAGACGGTCACCGGGCCGACGGGTGGCCTGCCGCTGCTCGCGCCGATGAGCGAGATCGCGGGCCGGCTCGCGGCGCAGGTCGGCGCGGTCGAGCTCATGCGCTCGCGCGGCGGCCGCGGCATCCTCATGGGCGGCGTGCCGGGCACGCCGCCGGCGAAGGTCGTCGTGCTCGGCGGCGGGACCGTCGGGCGCAACGCGGCGCAGATCGCGCTCGGCATGCGCGCGGACGTCACCGTCGTCGACGTCTCGCCGGAGACGCTGCGGGCGATCGACACCGAGACGGGCGGTCACGTGCGGACGGCGGCGTCGAACGCGTGGGAGATCGAGCCGTTCCTCCTCGAGGCCGACCTCGTCGTCGGGGCCGTGCTCGTGCCGGGGGCGCGGACGCCGCACCTCGTCTCGGACGCGCTCGTCGCGCGGATGCGCGAGGGCTCGGTGCTCGTCGACGTGGCGATCGACCAGGGCGGCTGCTTCGAGGTGTCGCACCCCACGACGCACGACGACCCCGTCTACCAGGTGCACGGCTCGCGGGTGTACGCGGTCGCGAACATGCCCGGAGCGGTGCCGGTGACGTCGACGCGGGCGCTGACGAACGCGACGCTGCCGTACCTGCTCGAGCTCGCCAGCGGCACGCCCCTCGCGGTCGGGGCAGACGACGGCGACCACGGGCCGCGCCGGGCGTCGCTGCGCGCGGGCCTGCGCGCCGGGCTCACGACGAGCGAGGGACTCGTCCGGCACGTGGGCGTCGCCGACGCCCATGGCCTGCCGCTCGCCACCCTCTGA
- a CDS encoding ABC transporter ATP-binding protein, whose translation MTLLRLALRHARPYWWWIAAVGVLQLASTIAALYLPSLNARIIDKGVSLGDVDFIWSTGLQMLLVCLAQVVTAIAAVYFGARTSMSIGRDLRREVFRKVDSLGSLDVSRFGTATLITRSTNDVQQVQMLVLMTLNFMVSTPIMCIGGIVMALREDPGLSWLVWVSVPLLFVIVSILVVKLLPLFRQMQDRVDGINDVLREQITGIRVIRAFVREPFEAKRYQDANFAITDVSIKVGNLFVLMFPVIMMILHLATAAVLWFGGHRVDAGQIQVGALTAFLQYLLQILVAVMMGTFMMMMIPRAVVSAERIDEVLEAVPTMKAPAEGSAAAPQGGDVVLDHVTFGYPGAELPVLDDVSFTARAGRTTAIVGSTGSGKTTLLGLIPRLFEAQQGTVSIGGVPVSSLGRHQIAGLVGLVPQKPYLFSGTIASNLRFGRPEATEADMWHALEVAQAADFVRAKPKELDEPVAQGGTNVSGGQRQRLCIARALAAQPQVYLFDDSFSALDVTTDALLREALADATAGATVIIVAQRISTIRTADHIVVLDDGKVVGEGTHDALLASNETYREIVESQMSIEGVA comes from the coding sequence GTGACACTTCTGCGTCTCGCGCTCCGACATGCCCGCCCCTACTGGTGGTGGATCGCCGCGGTCGGCGTCCTCCAGCTCGCCTCGACCATCGCGGCCCTCTACCTGCCGAGCCTCAACGCCCGCATCATCGACAAGGGCGTCTCGCTCGGCGACGTCGACTTCATCTGGAGCACCGGCCTCCAGATGCTCCTCGTGTGCCTCGCCCAGGTCGTCACGGCGATCGCCGCCGTCTACTTCGGTGCGCGCACCTCGATGAGCATCGGCCGCGACCTGCGCCGCGAGGTGTTCCGCAAGGTCGACTCGCTCGGCTCCCTCGACGTCTCCCGCTTCGGCACCGCGACGCTCATCACGCGCTCGACGAACGACGTCCAGCAGGTGCAGATGCTCGTCCTCATGACGCTGAACTTCATGGTGTCGACGCCCATCATGTGCATCGGCGGCATCGTCATGGCGCTGCGCGAGGACCCGGGTCTGTCGTGGCTCGTGTGGGTGTCCGTGCCGCTGCTCTTCGTCATCGTCTCGATCCTCGTCGTCAAGCTCCTGCCGCTGTTCCGCCAGATGCAGGACCGCGTCGACGGCATCAACGACGTCCTGCGCGAGCAGATCACCGGTATCCGCGTCATCCGCGCGTTCGTCCGCGAGCCCTTCGAGGCCAAGCGCTACCAGGACGCGAACTTCGCGATCACCGACGTCTCGATCAAGGTCGGCAACCTCTTTGTCCTCATGTTCCCCGTCATCATGATGATCCTCCACCTCGCCACGGCCGCCGTGCTGTGGTTCGGCGGGCACCGCGTCGACGCCGGCCAGATCCAGGTCGGGGCGCTCACCGCGTTCCTCCAGTACCTCCTGCAGATCCTCGTCGCCGTCATGATGGGCACCTTCATGATGATGATGATCCCGCGCGCCGTCGTCTCCGCCGAGCGCATCGACGAGGTCCTCGAGGCCGTCCCCACGATGAAGGCTCCGGCCGAGGGCTCCGCCGCGGCGCCGCAGGGCGGCGACGTCGTCCTCGACCACGTGACCTTCGGGTACCCCGGCGCCGAGCTGCCGGTCCTCGACGACGTGTCGTTCACGGCCCGCGCGGGACGGACCACCGCGATCGTCGGCTCCACCGGCTCCGGCAAGACCACCCTCCTCGGGCTCATCCCGCGCCTCTTCGAGGCCCAGCAGGGCACCGTGTCGATCGGCGGTGTCCCCGTCTCCTCGCTCGGCCGCCACCAGATCGCGGGACTCGTCGGCCTCGTGCCGCAGAAGCCCTATCTCTTCTCCGGGACTATCGCGTCCAACCTGCGCTTCGGCCGGCCCGAGGCCACGGAGGCCGACATGTGGCACGCGCTCGAGGTCGCGCAGGCCGCAGACTTCGTCCGCGCCAAGCCCAAGGAGCTCGACGAGCCCGTCGCGCAGGGCGGCACGAACGTCTCCGGCGGCCAGCGCCAGCGCCTGTGCATCGCGCGCGCGCTCGCCGCGCAGCCGCAGGTCTACCTGTTCGACGACTCGTTCTCCGCGCTCGACGTCACGACCGACGCCCTCCTGCGGGAGGCGCTCGCGGACGCGACCGCAGGGGCGACCGTCATCATCGTCGCGCAGCGCATCTCGACGATCCGTACCGCCGACCACATCGTCGTCCTCGACGACGGCAAGGTCGTCGGCGAGGGCACGCACGACGCGCTGCTCGCATCGAACGAGACCTATCGCGAGATCGTCGAGTCCCAGATGAGCATCGAGGGGGTGGCCTGA
- the metG gene encoding methionine--tRNA ligase: MAQNSSFYITTPIYYVNDAPHIGHAYTTVAADVLARWHRQRGDDTWFLTGTDEHGQKVMNTAAKHGVTPQEWADRLVTEEWQPVLATLDATNDDFIRTTQERHTERVQRFLQGLFDAGHIYQGKYEGYYCVGCEEYKLDGDLVDGTGEDAGQKVCPIHSRPVDWLSEDNYFFRLSAYADRLVELYESHPEFVQPASARNEVMAFVKGGMKDLSISRNTFDWGIPLPWDSSHVLYVWFDALLNYATAVGLGDTEGPGAEQFARRWPASVHLVGKDILRFHAVIWPAMLMAAGLPLPTTVFAHGWLLVGGEKMSKSKLTGIAPAQVIDHFGSDAFRYYFMRAISFGSDGSFSWEDMSARYAGDLANGLGNLASRVAAMVGKYFGGVLPAAGGAQEIDLALAGVAARATADAEAAIDRIAPHEAINAVWTLVDAANHYVTDTEPWKVAKDPAALGDGGRLATILVTLANSLRSLAVLLHPVLPKATASLWEQLGAEPALGALDLQRVQDAGTFGVLPAGTIITKGDALFPRLEDPAEA; this comes from the coding sequence ATGGCCCAGAACTCGTCCTTCTACATCACGACGCCGATCTACTACGTCAACGACGCCCCCCACATCGGGCACGCGTACACGACGGTCGCGGCGGACGTCCTCGCGCGCTGGCACCGCCAGCGCGGCGACGACACGTGGTTCCTCACCGGCACGGACGAGCACGGCCAGAAGGTCATGAACACCGCGGCGAAGCACGGCGTGACGCCGCAAGAGTGGGCGGACCGCCTCGTCACCGAGGAGTGGCAGCCCGTCCTCGCGACGCTCGACGCGACGAACGACGACTTCATCCGGACGACGCAGGAGCGTCACACCGAGCGGGTCCAGAGGTTCCTCCAGGGCCTCTTCGACGCGGGCCACATCTACCAGGGCAAGTACGAGGGCTACTACTGCGTCGGCTGCGAGGAGTACAAGCTCGACGGCGACCTCGTCGACGGCACGGGCGAGGACGCGGGGCAGAAGGTGTGCCCCATCCACTCGCGGCCCGTCGACTGGCTCTCGGAGGACAACTACTTCTTCCGTCTGTCCGCCTATGCGGACCGGCTCGTCGAGCTCTACGAGTCCCACCCCGAGTTCGTGCAGCCGGCCTCCGCGCGCAACGAGGTCATGGCGTTCGTCAAGGGCGGCATGAAGGACCTCTCGATCTCCCGCAACACCTTCGACTGGGGCATCCCGCTGCCGTGGGACTCCTCGCACGTCCTCTACGTGTGGTTCGACGCGCTGCTCAACTACGCGACGGCCGTGGGTCTCGGTGACACCGAAGGCCCGGGCGCGGAGCAGTTCGCGCGTCGGTGGCCCGCGTCCGTCCACCTCGTCGGCAAGGACATCCTCCGGTTCCACGCGGTCATCTGGCCGGCCATGCTCATGGCTGCCGGCCTGCCCCTGCCGACGACGGTGTTCGCGCACGGCTGGCTGCTCGTCGGCGGCGAGAAGATGAGCAAGTCGAAGCTCACGGGCATCGCACCTGCGCAGGTCATCGACCACTTCGGCTCGGACGCGTTCCGCTACTACTTCATGCGTGCGATCTCCTTCGGCTCGGACGGCTCGTTCTCGTGGGAGGACATGTCGGCGCGGTACGCGGGCGACCTCGCGAACGGCCTGGGCAACCTCGCCTCGCGCGTCGCGGCCATGGTCGGCAAGTACTTCGGCGGCGTCCTGCCCGCGGCCGGGGGGGCCCAGGAGATCGACCTCGCGCTCGCGGGTGTCGCCGCCCGGGCGACGGCCGACGCGGAGGCTGCGATCGACCGCATCGCGCCGCACGAGGCGATCAACGCGGTGTGGACGCTCGTCGACGCCGCGAACCACTACGTCACCGACACCGAGCCGTGGAAGGTCGCGAAGGACCCGGCCGCGCTCGGCGACGGCGGCCGGCTCGCGACGATCCTCGTGACGCTCGCGAACTCGCTGCGCTCGCTCGCGGTGCTCCTGCACCCCGTGCTGCCGAAGGCGACCGCGTCGCTGTGGGAGCAGCTCGGGGCGGAGCCCGCGCTCGGCGCGCTGGACCTGCAGCGCGTCCAGGACGCCGGCACCTTCGGCGTGCTGCCGGCCGGCACGATCATCACGAAGGGCGACGCGCTCTTCCCGCGCCTCGAGGACCCGGCCGAGGCCTGA
- a CDS encoding dolichyl-phosphate-mannose--protein mannosyltransferase yields the protein MSDVTTAPTPAGTADDELPDVVAPTDVVVEPLPDVVESTERRLLRELLGERALRLGLTAQDRLWGWLGPLLVTVLAAVLRVWDLGRPRTLVFDETYYVKQAYSLLQVGYDAAWPDEPNASFEAGNRDIFLDSAEYVVHPPVGKWMIALGLKLGGADNTWAWRLATAVVGVLGVWIVARVGRRLFSSTVAGVVAGGIFAIDGVGIVHARTGLLDSFVMFWALVGFAFVVLDRFDSRRRLARRAAALLDAGQGLGRWGPHLGIRWYRLAAAVALGLCIGTKWSGAYFLAVLCVLVVLWDASARRTVGVTGWANGTLWKDAVPAAVTMVPLAGLTYLASWSAWFANTGSYKRLWAEDNPGQGIQWLPAPLRSFVEYHVQMWDFHTGLTTPHTYMSNPWGWLLQLRPTSFYYRSVERGGELPDGLGACAYEKCSVAVTSLGNPLVWWLGTAALLLAVVWVVWRKDWRGVAVLSGIVAGWAPWLLYSHRTIFTFYTIAFAPWVYLALGYAVALALEHTEGSPGRRRLVRRILWVVGGLLVAVSVFFYPIWTAKVVPFEFWQWHMWLQSWI from the coding sequence ATGTCTGACGTGACGACCGCCCCCACGCCCGCCGGCACCGCCGACGACGAGCTCCCCGACGTCGTCGCGCCGACCGACGTCGTCGTCGAGCCGCTCCCCGACGTCGTCGAGTCGACCGAGCGGCGCCTCCTGCGCGAGCTCCTCGGCGAGCGTGCCCTGCGCCTCGGTCTCACCGCGCAGGACCGCCTGTGGGGCTGGCTCGGTCCGTTGCTCGTGACGGTCCTCGCGGCCGTCCTGCGGGTGTGGGACCTCGGCCGGCCCAGGACGCTCGTGTTCGACGAGACCTACTACGTCAAACAGGCGTACTCGCTGCTGCAGGTCGGGTACGACGCGGCCTGGCCCGACGAGCCCAACGCCTCCTTCGAGGCCGGCAACCGCGACATCTTCCTCGACAGCGCCGAGTACGTCGTCCACCCGCCCGTCGGCAAGTGGATGATCGCCCTCGGGCTCAAGCTCGGCGGCGCCGACAACACGTGGGCCTGGCGCCTCGCGACCGCCGTCGTCGGCGTCCTCGGGGTGTGGATCGTCGCGCGCGTCGGCCGCCGCCTGTTCTCCTCGACTGTCGCGGGCGTCGTCGCCGGCGGCATCTTCGCGATCGACGGCGTCGGCATCGTCCACGCGCGCACGGGCCTGCTCGACAGCTTCGTGATGTTCTGGGCGCTCGTCGGCTTCGCGTTCGTCGTCCTCGACCGCTTCGACTCCCGCCGCAGGCTCGCGCGGCGCGCCGCCGCGCTCCTCGACGCCGGCCAGGGCCTCGGGCGCTGGGGGCCGCACCTCGGTATCCGCTGGTACCGGCTCGCCGCCGCGGTCGCGCTCGGACTGTGCATCGGCACGAAGTGGTCGGGCGCGTACTTCCTCGCGGTCCTCTGCGTCCTCGTCGTCCTCTGGGACGCCTCCGCGCGACGCACCGTCGGTGTCACGGGCTGGGCCAACGGCACGCTCTGGAAGGACGCCGTCCCGGCGGCCGTGACGATGGTGCCCCTCGCGGGCCTCACCTACCTCGCGTCGTGGAGCGCCTGGTTCGCCAACACGGGCTCGTACAAGCGGCTCTGGGCGGAGGACAACCCCGGCCAGGGCATCCAGTGGCTGCCCGCGCCGCTGCGGTCCTTCGTCGAGTACCACGTGCAGATGTGGGACTTCCACACGGGGCTCACGACACCCCACACGTACATGTCGAACCCGTGGGGCTGGCTGCTCCAGCTGCGCCCGACGTCCTTCTACTACCGCTCCGTCGAGCGCGGCGGCGAGCTGCCCGACGGCCTCGGCGCGTGCGCGTACGAGAAGTGCTCGGTCGCGGTGACGTCGCTCGGCAACCCGCTCGTCTGGTGGCTCGGCACGGCGGCGCTGCTCCTGGCGGTCGTGTGGGTCGTGTGGCGCAAGGACTGGCGCGGCGTCGCGGTGCTCTCCGGCATCGTCGCCGGCTGGGCGCCGTGGCTGCTCTACTCGCACCGCACGATCTTCACGTTCTACACGATCGCCTTCGCACCCTGGGTGTACCTCGCTCTCGGCTACGCCGTCGCGCTCGCGCTCGAGCACACGGAGGGATCACCGGGCCGACGGCGCCTCGTGCGCCGGATCCTCTGGGTGGTCGGCGGGCTCCTCGTCGCCGTGAGCGTGTTCTTCTACCCCATCTGGACCGCCAAGGTCGTGCCCTTCGAGTTCTGGCAGTGGCACATGTGGCTGCAGTCCTGGATCTGA